GGCTTTGATAGGTCATGAATAACTCTCTGAGCCTCACAAACTTGCAtccttttacttttaataagtAAGGAGTAAAACATgctctataaaaaaattgcaatttcaaTACTTTAAGGTTTGGCAAAAACTAATGTTATTTGAAGCAATTTCAATTAGTTCTTTTCCtatatgatttaaatttgaaatatgtaGCCTTGACAGGTCATGATTGACAGTCTATCAAAGTTAAGcctttttacacttttaataagtAAGACATGCTTTTCACGGATTTGGTAAATTAGTTTGGTTACATTGGTTGcaacattttgttttaatttaaatttttttttgttccagaaaatataaatttaaacgaTGTCGCCTTAACAAGTCACGAATGACAGATTGGTAAAATTTTCTCCTTTATCACTTTACTTGAATAATActgatattaaatattatcaactCTTAGAGCTTTCCAGTTATTAGACATTTATTAACCTTCAGCTGTTATTTTGTTAAAGATCATCAAGATGGGATATTCATCTTCGGCATCATTGTCTCTATCtagaaagttttctttttatgtTCTTTTGGCTGGGCTAATATAATAACTAGTAGTTTGTAAGTTGCTCTCTACTTGGCAAGGCCTGACTACTGTTGCTATTCTAAGATCCTAATTTcctataaaacaatttttgattgtTGTTAATTAGCgttggtattattattattattattaactataaTAACAACGCCTTGTAGATCaactatatataatattacttGATTTGCTGCAAAAAAAACACGTTTCTTAATTTTGTcgtaatattgaaaaaacacccggtataattatacttattaaaattagttcTTTACATTATGTTGAAAGAAATACACCATTTATTTTTGGACTTAAAAGACTTTTCCTTATTAAAGAACATGACATACGTTTTATAAgattccaataaaaaatttataaaacaatatattaaaaaaaaaaagttgcaatgTAGCAACCGTTTATCTATCTCGTAAAAGTGTTAATAAGTGGCCCTAAAAAAATACCCATTTTCACAAAACACACCTTTTATGTTATCGGGAAACCGCGATCTTAAAACACGGAAAGCTCTTACATTGTACTTATCGAGTGGCCAATCTCCGCGCAACCCTATTTATTAAATCGTAAAAACAACATTAGCGCCATCATCAACCTCAAAGTTGCGAAGCTCGTAAAGaacaaaaggaaaataaatgtaCTTTATATCTTGATAACGGCCAACaaattttaaaccttaaaattttattattgctatAAGGTTGTGCAGGATTTATGGCAATTTTCCACTGGAGTAAAATGTATTGAACAATGTTAGGCTTTGaaagtatttataaataacaataatttaaagtcTTTTTCAAGGCTAATTTTAACaggaaataaaattgtcttacGAAAATGTAACTTTAGAACTGAGTGACATATAATACtgataacataaaataaataattgatgaAGCTATGAAATACAtgatcataattttttactttctatAGAAATCTACAATAAGAATCTTGTATATTCTGTATTTAGTTAAAAATCCCAACGAGTTACAGAAGCCATTATCTCCGTAACTAAATAATATGAGGACAAGAGAATTACAAACCTTATCCTCTTTATCCTATTATCAAGAGCATGCAACTTTAAAGCAAAATAAGCTTTAAGTAATattgtattaatatatttaatagattttaggTTAGTATCTAGTATTAAGTACTTTTTaggaattttcaattatttctttttaaacattgaTGCTTTTAATGCCATACCAAATAAAGAGAGATAGTATGTATCATCTAGAGGTTAGCATTTCAATTTTCTGCAACTGTTAAGGCTAAGTTAGTAAGAAATCAATATACACCTATGTAACATCAGCATATGCATGTGAGTTGGAGTCAATATTACATGttatattgaaaagttagtagaagtcttttctccacaaataaaatgctaatcctctaatttcaggagtgatgcatttcggcaagtgttcttgccatcatcagacttaaGTTACTTAACTCATACACGTGGTATGtttaacttttcaatattatattgactccagAATGGACTTTTTCCCTATTACATGTTATAGTTGACGCAGTATATACAAAGGACCCTCCCGTAATCTTATTACAGGAAGGATAGCATTAAAGCTAATTTAGCTGGCCTCTTTCAAAGTAGTCTGAGTATGAGATAATAAAAATGCCACAGAATTATTTGACAAGCCATGCTATTTTAATTTAGACAGTAATACGTCATGACCCTTTATGTCGAACGCGTCTTAAAAGTTAAGAAGAACTATTTTCTTGATGTCTAGCAAAATCATCTACCAGACTCGTCGGAACTATTGTAGTACTATGACTAACTCTAAATCCTGATTGATGGCAAGATAGGATATTTTGTGAACTAGCATATTCAAATAGTTgggtctttaatttttttttaaataatttggaaattccTGAAAGATTGCTTTTAGGTCTTAAGTCAGAACAAGTTTTTGGATTGCTTTTAGCCAACGGAATTATCAAATTAACGACTTATTAccaagaaaaatgtattatattttggtcctttatttttttaaaagtggacATGAAAGGACCATTTATTTCagtatgcattttttaaatagatgcAATATTCACTTTTATATAACATCATATATTAGGTAAAGAAACTTGAAAAGAATATGATTCTccttaataagtaaaaataaaaggatttattatatttttactaaatatagcTATGGTCTAAAATTATACATTCAcaaccaaaatcaaaaaaaataaacttaaatggatacgactatcacttttatataaatcttcttctatataacttttatataaattttttaattttatatcacatttttaagaaatttaaggtagataaatagctttttttttaatatttattaggaaaaactAGAGCACTAAAATTGtcgaaatttacaaaaaaaaaatatttataaaaatcggaCTAGAAATATCATCACTGTTCTTCTCTATACTAAAAACTGATTAGAATTACGCATTCTTAACTAACtcaaaaaaatgcataacttaagtggatacGATTTTCAGTATCATATAAAAGCATATATTACgtaaagaaacttaaaaaaaaaataattttccttaaatagtaaaaaaaagaagactTTAAGTTACAGTGCAAGTAATAATACACGAAGCTTGTTTAGTAAATACCTCTAATAAAAGTGAATTAAACACATCAAAATTTATATCAATATCTCGCACCCTAAGAATATTGTTACGGACAACTATTGTAAAGgtcataaaaaaagttaatttatctAGAGGCTTTAAAATCCCGATAAATAAGAAgcttctatttaaatttaaactattttaccCTAAATTCAGCAAATACTCAAAAGTGATCCGAAATATAGTCTGTATTAATAACACACCCTGTgccaaaaaattgtttattggaTACCAATATGGCAATAAATAAGGCTGCTAGTAGAAGATATTCATGTTGGTTATTTCACAGGCTCAGTAAACTCAAACGAGTCCAAAATTGACAAAGTTTATTTTCTAGGAAAAGCAAATTGATATTAAAGTCTCCCAAATAGATTCCTTCATCGCAAGCATAAAGCTGAGAAAGCtattcttcaaaatattttagaaattttaggagatttgttttcaaataaataacaagaaGCACCGCCACCAAGACCTTCTATATCAGATTAAAAGAGACTAAGCCCTGCAATTGATGCATTAAAATTGTCTTTAGTTTTTTGTAGCAATGTTTTAGATATTGCCATTAACATGAAAAGAAATGTCCAAGGTTAAGGTTGAAGAATCATTAGGGGTTGAATTGGCTCTTATTATTTCAGTTATTAGGGCTTTACTCTTCGCTAGTTTTAAGCTATTCACAGCGGTCAGACCTCactattttttttgatgaagtTTTACGAGCTCATTCATTAAGATCGCATTAACAATTTGGTTGTGATTTGTGTTATAAAAAACTAATGTTTCgctattatctaaaaataatgaaatatttatagtagcttctttatatagttttttttaaagtagttaaaacctttttcttttgttacctccaggcagttgaagcaaaaaaaaaagaataaacaacTATTTTGAAgtgaagttgaattttttttttctgatttttttacaGACAGTTAAAGTCAAAAGCTTAAattcattttcttctttttcttttcttcttctttaattaCTTTAGATTTACAGCAATTTTAATGATTTCATATTCAATAGATGCCGTAAGTTTCTGGGGGAAATTTCACAACTTTTTTCAATTAGATCtggtctttttttttagtttttacctAAACAACCTTGTAGGAAAAACCAGTCAAAGGTTACTTTACGTTTCTACTGAATATCCAAATCttctctggaataattttttatataatatattaacttTTCATTTGATTACAGACATTACACCTAATTTTTCCCCCAAACTTTTAGGAGTAATTTCTCACTTAATTCCAGACGTTTGGCGTCATATTTTTATACGTTTTCCATGTAAACATAACCGTTTTAGTgcataaaacatgtttttagtCTAGTTTAATAAACTACTAATCGACTGGATTTACATAACATTTCTCTTTGTTTTGCAAGATTCCCAAACTAAGAAAACCCCAtaaaaacgattaaaaaaaatagcaacggtgaaatattgaaatttttaaataccttttataaaatataatttttaatatagttaaAACAACGACTTTTGCAATTTTCCAGATTTCTTATCAGAAATCaaattatgtttctttttctttagcAGCTTCATTTTTTTATGTCAACAATAGTTTTACATTCCTGTACAGgacaaaagttaaaattattctgCTTATGGATTAAAATGTATATCATAATAGTCATTTTTATAACGAAAATATttctctattttaaaatttttaaaattaaataataattatctttttaCGGATTTCTTTatcgtaaaattattaaaaataaataaataaaaatagtaaactttTTCAAGCAACTCAGGCTCACAATACTGCACCATATTAAAactcgatttaattttaagtgaatatTTATTAGgcttataaacaaaaaatataagtatcttaatttttaactttggaACGTTTGTAAAATTGTCAATGTAATCTTgacatattcatttaaaaaatcaaacattaTTACCAATGTGGAGAATATATTCCActttaataacatttacaatattattgtttattgctCAATGCAGACCTCTCAAAGGTCCCCCAGAACccgttcaaaaaaataataataaattagctCTCAACAAACTCAAAGAAGCCATTGATAGTCTTAAAGGTAAAACTgttgaagaaaaaaatgaaaaaactttagCCAAAGCTGACGATGAAGACTACGATAGTTTAGATGACATTCAGTATGAAAAGGATGAAGAGTCACTTAATCCAATCGTAAgaggaaagaaaaatattaaacaatggGATCGTTGGGTAAATGCTATAATTAGTAATTTATTGTAAGTTTTTTTGAACCCAAACACGTTCCTAGGGTAAATGGTCTGCGTGCAGCGTATCTTGTGGCGTAGGAAAAATGACTAGGTGGCGCCACTGTGTCTCAATGGGATGCGCAGATGGAGAAAAAGAAGCTCAAATTAAAACTTGCACCAAAGAGCCTTGTTCTTAAATTTCTAATTAAgcatgcataactttaatggacacgattaagtatattaattatatataccACAAAGTTATACaacatacttttttattagcgagtttttttaaaagtacttatTCATATTACATCCTAAAACGTGTCATATTTAATGTAAAGTTACTCTgactatttttatatcatttttgaTTTAAGTTAGAGTAGCTTCAGGACCGTAAAGGGTAGAAAAGTGTTgcattatttagttttaaaaatattttatgagcTCAAGATGAGGCACAGGTCATAAAAATGCCACTTGGGATTATGACGGCGTGAAATAGAAGCGACTGTTATATAACATTCAGCTGCAACATGCTTAGAGCTATACAAgacttaaaatagaaaaagttttaattacttgaaaatatttcttagaagcttaaaaggataatttttaaaataaataacaagactCCTTTGAAATCCTTGcgatgaaaaatattaataatttacaatttgAAAGCCATAATTTAAAGTTTGCTAGGTCTAGTTATCTTTAGATTAAAAGTTTTCCCAAGCGAGTTACCTTATGGTTTGATGAAGAAAGTTTCTTACCGCAACTCTCAACGGTCTGATGTTGAACTATACCAGAaatttacgttaaataaatttccTGGCAGGAACTTTTATGTAACCAATGCATTAAGGTTGAATTTccgttataaataaaattagtggGGAATAATGCACGTcaaactttaattattataaatatcagtTAGGTAAGCATGATAATGAACAATAGTAATGATAAATAGGTGTGAGCATATTTAAATGTGCTCTAAGGTAAGCGACTTCTATTAGGTAGAATTAAAGTATaacgaaataaataatatacatttgtGTTAgggctttaaattttattgtgataaaattcgattcataaataataactttatttaagcataatgaaaaatcaattttcatgaaaattatttacatactaatatattttaatttgtaatataagTTATtagctaaattaattttaataccctAATTAAAAGCAACTATAATTTGAAAGTTTtccattaaattttaactaaattataataataatattaaattagatttattgctttccacaaaaataaatactataaaaacaaattatatattatgcGGAAAACATAAACGCTTTAGTCGTCAAGACTAGGCTAGACATAAGGTATGTgtgtaagtttaaaaatataaaccacACAGTAATACAAAACATGTTAGAAACTAAACCAGAAAAACAATCAATATCAAGACAACGGATACCAAAAGTTAGACGTAAGCAAAAATTTTGCTCTTTTTAGATacgattaaattaattttgatttaagcaGCTATCATATTCGCTTCCTGTTATTGTTATgttgattgtttttaaaaatttaatgctaTTTCCGTTAAAGTCATGGTCTTCAATAAGTTAAACGAGTTTTGTTATATCAGCATTTATTAAGTtagtttaatttgttaaatCGTTCTTTGGGAATAAGCAGTAACGTTGCGGGTCATCTGCATATAAATGATTCAAGCACAACTatgctttttttgtaaaagattgtatttatcaagaaaaacggctttacaaaagctaaaaatattattataaaaaatttaaatttggttaatCCGTTATAAGGATTCATTATCaatttaactatttaaatttaataagcgtccattaaaaaataaaagtgttacccatttaagttatgcattttttagactttataaaatttatttaaaacttgaggtattttaggtaaaattttattaacaaactGTGATCTTCAAGATAATTAGGTCTAGATAATATGAACTCTTTACAATGATAGAAGATAATAAACAACTCTTAACAATGATCTTAAAGATTTTAAGGTctaaaattttccagaaaaagccgCTCTATTTGGAACAGTGAATATGTATCATATTTTTATTCtccttttaaatcaaaataaattagtttttatatctCTTTGATATTCcaccaaaaaaataacaaatttggtTGCACTGGCGTTGTACTAAAATTTGAGTTTTAAtagctttttttaatatttttttataatgccGGTAAAATTCGAATAGATCATGAATTGGTATACTCTCCAGTTGGATTAATTCTCCATAAAGgtcgtaaaaatatttatctttagttaaatttaatcttttaggTTCATTCtgttttccttttttgttatagttttgaattttattacaaaggTGATATTTTTTCTTCGTACGTATAGAAAAAGTAGTGTAATTTTGCAGTTCCCTATAATATTGCTAATGGTCATTGTTCCTagataatataaatttgtaaGAAGCTTTATTTCTAAGtttctgtaataattttattatgtccATAATCAAGAAAGCATATATGTAGTTTCAGTTTAAGTCTTACTTGGGGTATGGCTATCAAActagctaaaaaaaattataaaatatctatGTCATCAATATCATAAACATTCTGCCAAGGGAAACTTTGAAAATCATTATTGAAATAGGcccaatttacatttttaaatgacttaaacGTAAAGGCGGATTTTCGCTACTAATGCGGAGCTTTATATATACATTGGAAAATGATCTGAGATCCGAATTTTATTTACTCCAGAATTTAATACACCTTCCctgtttgaaaaaattatgtcaGTAAGTGATGAAGCATTTGCTTAAATTCGAGTAGGTTCTTGAATTAGGTGATTTAACCTGAAGGCACTGGTACTAGTTCTAAACGTTAAGTGGAGTTGTTAGTCAATTTTAGGtaatttatactaaattttCGCACCAAAATATATCACTAAACCTAGCATAAATCCGTATAAAAGTACGTTCAAGATGTTCcacaaaagaattaaaatttaaataaagagatCAATATTCATATGttgtctaaaatattattttcattattttgagaaaattatatctacatgatttttttatagtcaTAGATTATAGAGGTTacaatatttgtatattttatttgcttttttcctCTTACGATCTCTATCCAATCGaactatattatatttatttattactttagcATCATTATCCATATTCTTGTGAAAGTAAGTTTGAGTTAACCTTACAATATCATAGTTTGAAAAACTTATAGAACAGCAAACTTGTCCAAAAAGCTTCTACATTTATGTGAACCAGATATAGTGGCTTAGCTAGATATAGTTAAGCCGAAGAGAAAAGAGAAACAATAAAGAACAaagttcatattttatattatcatatcaatttagtatttatagtcatattaaaatatcacatattaaaatatgtgataaaaacatttatcaGGTAACATAggtaaaactcaaaataaatggCCAACTGTAGAGCAGATAAAACCTATAATGTTATATCCAATTTACACTTTATCTgatttttgtaagatttttgtGTATGTAACAGTCTTGTTATGGAATGtaattactatatattttttatttaaaactaataaaacttattaatacCAGATCAGTTTAaataattctctaaaaaatatcattataataaaaattttaagctaaaaatactttattaaaataattagaatatcagaattttttaaaaatttaatttaataaaataaagcagtTTTGAGGTTAGTGTTAGCATATTAAAGTTAATTCTTTAAAAGGTATAAGAAAATCAATcctacaatataaataaataagacaaaaggAAATTGagaatctttaaaataattaaatcagtcAAGAAAGTTTCTTCATATTCACTTCAACTTAAAATTGATACCGCATTAAATTTATTCACTTTCATCATGGATCTTGGAATGCATTTCACAGACGTAtgtttatatgttatttttccataaaattagCTCCATAAACATtgcaaatattacaaattaaaatactatttagaATACAAAGTTATACGCATCTCTGTCTGATATATCTGTATAATGAAATGTAAAGAAGGGATATTTAAACTgtctatcaaaaaattaaaacacaaattaaGCCTACTATATTCctttaattttacacattttattAAGCTCTATTAATTATACAACTTCCttgtttatttgaattatttttccaaTGTGGCACTCGAGACCAATTTTCACATATACTACGATTTTTATATCAGAACATATtaaatatgattaattttttaagtttttagttcAAGAATGTTCATTAAATAAAAGCAGATATAATTGGCGTATAATGCGACCTttgacctttaaaataaaaccaaagtttttttatacttaccgctatttacatttttatttaagggcTCGTTGACAAGAGTTTTAAGagttcttttcaaaatttaattttatcaaaattggtCCTAACTAGTCTATTTTTGCACTAattaggcatcataagatctcAAATTATACTgcattcaattttttctgtagttgcaaaagacatattttttatgttaaaaaggCTACAGAGAAAAACTGTAAAGTAATTATgaaacttattataatttaaatataaagggTTCCTAAtgcaagataatttttttatccaattttcttaatttttacccATATTATATGGCTATATTTTTGGCAACTAatataaaatcacttttaatggtaaaaaaatctGCTTTATACTTAAGGCTTACAATTcctataatttatcaaaatgtaaTGCTTGCCATATCtattatattacttttattaccatgatgttttttttggtcaactcataaatacaattttttctgaTAACATACTAGAAAtaggaaaacatattttattattatcacaaTCAAATAAGTatcaaatatctaaaattaagttttatttgcATGTAATTATCTAAAatccatataaaattaaataattcgtATAAAATTATGCGTagaagtaaaattattataagaggTATCACATTATTACGATGTCACCTAATATTTGAGGTGTCCCCGAAAAATGATTATCGATTTTCACAAATTGACCTGTACTTGCTTTTATATGCTATATACATACATACCATATTACAAATAGCTGAAATGGGCCTAAAAGCCTGTAAATgcgcaaaatattaattttccaaaataattctatttgtagtgcatattatattttttgtgctAGTACTGTACCTgcataaatcataataaaatttttatgtaatagaaaatattttttcaagatgcctaataataaaaactaacatTGCCGACTCTCTTCTATATTAGTTTTTACCATATTTAATACTACTGAgtgaatattctaaaaattataaatgcagaATGATTATTTTCGATATATTATGATagataaatatatttcatttaatgaaatattcaaaatttaatattcccTTAGAGCACTGGGCGAAAGTCCATTACCAATTCTGCCAATACTAACATATGGCATGtttgaatataaattttccTGTTCTAGATTAATCATGCATACCCAATGAAATGGATGAACATCAATGCCATATACCTATAGATATGTAATTCTAAATCCGAATTATTAACATAAACATGAATATTATTAGCATTGAAATGTATCGGACAGTATCTGACAAGTAATCTCTAACAAACCAGCTTGTTTTATTAATCTAAAATATATCTGCctaatttataacaaaaactttaattccAATTTGTTCCTATAATTTTTCACTTAGAAAGCCTTAAATCtgatataaaaataagtttatttaagtGGAAATTTGCTACTGTTATTTCAAGAATGGTTTGTGCAGAAGCAACAACTTCTGAAAACATAATGCTCGCGAACTTTAAGTCGTTAAAAGCTGCTGGGAAACTTTCGGTGTCTTTAAGTAAGGAGGCACCGATGAACAAAGGTAGCCttaatatgaattaaattaccttaaagccatttttattatattatttatatataattttattttatatatttaattatgctTCAAGAGAGAACAGCGTTAGGGTTCGTTATAACAGGATTAGGCCTCCCTTTAAAATAAGCTTAAAGGTCACGAAAATGGTACAACTATGGTTAAACTTTGTTATAAAACTTTGAGGCTATAAATTAGTAGTTTAGAGGGTTTAAGTAGTTAACTATATTTCATTTCTAAAATATGAGTTTTAACCACTGTAACAAAGCCATGAAtaaggataaataaataaataatattcatttgagaatttacaaaatagtttaacttttttttaataaacatgttTTCTTGTTAAGGAAATGttaatgtttatatttacaACTTAAGGCATGAGCGTCATATATGACTTTAACTTTTTGGTATAGATACCTTggatttaaatatcaaaaaacagTGTAGTAACCTTCTGTCAGCCATATTCAACAACCTATTTAAGCATCTCACTTCTCTTACTTCTAACGTGCTTTTTTATTCCACTTATAAGTCTTACGCAATAATTCTGCGTGTATTGAATACGCTTTGAATTAAATGTCAGAAGACAAGACCGTAGGCGACATCACAATATATAAAGTGGGACAATATAAGACTGTTGCACAGAACTTTTAAGTCTAGAGCTTTGATTAAGTAGATGTCTTTAACTATAAAGTAatttaaggtttaaataaatgccTTTTTAATACAATTGTCAATATGTTATTGAAATCTTAAGTTACCATCCAGTGCTTACCCTCGAGATTTTTAGCTACAGTAGtacattttatgattttacCATCTTCATCAATATTTACAAGGCTTTCTTACTTGTCTCTTTACTAAATCCTATCAAAGAGCCTGATATTTAATGGGATTTAAGTTTAAACAGTGATCTTTGGAGATCCTGGCAGCAGGGTAATGTCTCGAGAAATACGTTTGCTAGCTGCTTCAGTTTAAACAAGTAAAGagataac
The sequence above is a segment of the Anthonomus grandis grandis chromosome 12, icAntGran1.3, whole genome shotgun sequence genome. Coding sequences within it:
- the LOC126742716 gene encoding ADAMTS-like protein 3; this encodes MWRIYSTLITFTILLFIAQCRPLKGPPEPVQKNNNKLALNKLKEAIDSLKGKTVEEKNEKTLAKADDEDYDSLDDIQYEKDEESLNPIVRGKKNIKQWDRWGKWSACSVSCGVGKMTRWRHCVSMGCADGEKEAQIKTCTKEPCS